Proteins from a single region of Psilocybe cubensis strain MGC-MH-2018 chromosome 3, whole genome shotgun sequence:
- a CDS encoding L-asparaginase: MEMSHSSDEACVLVIYTGGTIGMLVGQQGYVPEPYFLTETLRSQTRFHDPLQDSLFSNASSVQGFREWSGRSSPQPTVEHTRSEDPLARTLLVRSSRPIGYPNSLDRNLNNMFFKNQPRCVQVSDNIYEAHLPTLVTPKSKAPGGNLSKSIRYAILEWNPLLDSSNMDIQDWIRIATEIELNYSFDAFVVLHGTDTMAYTSSALSFLLEDLGKTVILTGAQIPLSQLRNDAVDNVMGALTIAGHYIIPECCLYFNHTLFRGNRVTKMSSYDFGAFSSPNFPPIVNVGIEIVVNWADVIRQTSLRKFRAHKKMSPHVATLRLFPGISGQTIRAFCMSPIQGVVLETFGAGNAPQRADVMEALKEACDRGVVIVAISQCAKGSVSDAYETGRSLLEVGVVPGSDMTPECALTKLSYLLSKTELSSKEVRNLIGEPLRGELTLASGGIGQQPIIEQNAENIQQLLSQFVRLTRPPTVIPAIRVSGPEASSSTIQDVAAPWSWTAAEAAITEAVLFPFLIHLAAARDDIESLEFCLVNSNFIKDQIPGGIVNCLETGSGRSPLHVASLNGSSKSVELLLRSGALVHLRDTLGHTALYLAARQGHEDVVDLLVQAGATLAGTDSHFASYVVKDAIKPKDAASLRIWVKAGLHV; this comes from the exons ATGGAGATGTCGCACTCTTCTGATGAAGCTTGTGTTTTGGTCATATACACAG GTGGAACGATCGGAATGCTTGTTGGCCAACAAGGATACGTGCCAGAGCCGTACTTCCTAACCGAAACTTTACGTAGCCAGACGAGGTTCCATGATCCCTTGCAAGATTCCTTGTTTTCAAATGCCTCGTCTGTGCAAGGATTCAGGGAATGGAGCGGACGATCCAGCCCACAACCTACTGTAGAGCACACTCGCTCTGAAGACCCGCTCGCAAGAACGTTATTGGTACGATCATCACGTCCTATTGGTTATCCAAATTCACTCGACCGCAATCTAAACAATATGTTCTTCAAAAATCAACCGAGATGCGTGCAAGTCTCTGACAACATTTATGAGGCACACCTTCCCACTCTTGTCACTCCAAAAAGTAAGGCTCCAGGAGGAAATTTAAGCAAATCAATCAGATACGCGATATTAGAA TGGAATCCCTTACTTGATAGTAGCAATATGGATATTCAAG ACTGGATACGTATTGCAACCGAGATAGAGCTAAACTATTCTTTCGATGCATTTGTCGTGCTCCATGGAACAGATACTATGGCTTATACCTCGAGCGCGCTGAGTTTTCTTCTAGAGGATCTAGGAAAAACAGTG ATTTTGACTGGTGCTCAAATACCTTTATCCCAACTACGTAACGATGCTGTAGACAATGTCATGGGCGCTCTAACAATTGCTGGACACTATATAATCCCAG AATGTTGTCTATATTTCAATCATACCCTGTTTAGAGGCAATCGAGTGACGAAGATGTCGTCGTATGACTTTGGTGCATTCAGCAGCCCTAATTTTCCGCCTATTGTAAACG TCGGTATCGAAATTGTCGTCAATTGGGCAGATGTCATACGACAAACTAGTTTACGGAAATTTCGTGCCCATAAAA AAATGAGTCCCCATGTCG CTACTCTTCGCCTATTCCCCGGGATTTCGGGTCAAACCATAAGAGCCTTTTGTATGTCACCCATTCAGGGAGTAGTCCTAGAGACTTTCGGTGCTGGGAATGCTCCCCAAAGAGCCGATGTAATGGAAGCACTCAAAGAGGCGTGTGATCGAGGTGTTGTCATCGTCGCAATTTCTCAATGCGCCAAAGGCTCTGTATCCGACGCGTACGAGACGGGAAGGTCTCTCTTGGAAGTTGGTGTCGTACCTGGGAGTGATATGACACCAGAG TGTGCATTAACCAAATTAAGTTATCTCCTTTCGAAAACAGAACTTTCATCTAAGGAGGTTCGTAACCTGATTGGGGAACCTCTTCGTGGAGAGCTAACTCTCGCGTCTGGCGGGATCGGCCAACAACCCATTATTGAGCAAAATGCGGAAAATATCCAACAACTCTTATCCCAATTTGTCCGTCTCACACGTCCGCCTACAGTAATACCTGCTATCCGTGTGAGCGGCCCAGAGGCATCTTCAAGCACTATTCAGGATGTGGCTGCACCGTGGTCGTGGACAGCTGCTGAGGCTGCAATAACGGAGGCCGTTTTGTTTCCTTTCCTCATTCATTTGGCAGCAGCCAGAGATGACATTGAAAGCCTCGAGTTCTGTTTAGTTAACAGCAATTTCATAAAAGATCAGATACCAGGAGGTATTGTCAACTGCCTAGAAACTGGCTCCGGGAGATCCCCACTGCATGTGGCTTCGTTGAACGGGAGCTCCAAGTCTGTTGAACTATTGCTTCGTTCAGGTGCCCTTGTACACCTCAGAGACACTCTCGGCCACACAGCTCTATATTTG GCCGCTAGGCAGGGCCACGAAGATGTAGTGGATCTGCTGGTGCAGGCTGGTGCCACGTTGGCTGGCACTGATTCGCACTTCGCTTCTTATGTTGTCAAAGACGCAATCAAGCCAAAGGATGCAGCTTCGTTGCGCATTTGGGTGAAAGCTGGATTGCATGTCTGA
- a CDS encoding bifunctional tryptophan synthase trp1 encodes MEAIKKVFENKKAEGIPALVTFVTAGYPRPEDTVPILLAMEAGGADIIELGMPFSDPIADGPVIQETNTIAVANQVDYTTVLGQLREARKQGLKAPVLLMGYYNPILAYGEDRSIQDAAEAGANGFIMVDLPPEEAVAFREKCIKSNLSYVPLIAPSTTLSRIKFLSTIADTFIYVVSKMGTTGSSEKVAMNNALPTIIDRIREYAEVPLAVGFGVATRAHFNYVADSGADGVVIGTKLVNVIKESPQGEAPKNVEAYCREMSQKGETNRVKSPPTARAASSESIPVVVPSVLPARFGEFGGQYVPEALVDCLVELEEAHKSAMADPEFQKELQSHAGYANRPSQIYLAENLTKDAGGANIWLKREDLNHTGSHKINNALGQILLARRIGKTRIIAETGAGQHGVATATVCAKFGMECVIYMGAEDVRRQALNVFRIEMLGAKVVPVTSGSCTLKDAVNEAFRDWVTNLSTTHYLVGSVIGPHPFPTIVRDFQKVIGQEIKAQMLAARGKLPDVVVACVGGGSNAIGTFYDFIGDKSVRLVGVEAGGEGIDGDRHSATLSMGQPGVLHGVRTYILQDKAGQIIETHSISAGLDYPGVGPEHAWLKDSKRAEYVVATDEEALRGFRMLTQREGIIPALESSHAIWEAVRIARTMSKDQDLVVCLSGRGDKDVEQISQLLPKWADILDWHVSSHAVGHTTKF; translated from the exons ATGGAGGCTATCAAAAAGGTTTTTGAGAACAAAAAGGCGGAG GGCATTCCTGCGTTGGTGACCTTTGTTACTGCAGGATATCCTCGTCCCGAAGATACTGTTCCCATCTTGCTGGCCATGGAGGCCGGTGGTGCTGATATCATCGAGCTTGGTATGCCATTTTCAGACCCAATTGCAGATGGTCCTGTCATCCAGGAAACGAACACA ATCGCCGTTGCAAACCAGGTAGATTATACCACTGTTCTCGGACAACTTCGGGAAGCCCGCAAACAAGGGCTCAAGGCACCCGTTCTTCTGATGG GATATTATAACCCCATATTGGCTTACGGAGAAGACAGATCTATTCAAGATGCGGCTGAAGCTGGAGCCAATGGGTTTATTATGGTCGACCTTCCACCCGAGGAGGCTGTCGCTTTTCGAGAGAAATGTATCAAATCCAA CCTCTCATATGTTCCTCTAATTGCACCCTCAACGACTCTGTCGCGTATAAAGTTCCTCTCAACAATTGCAGACACGTTCATCTATGTCGTGTCTAAA ATGGGAACCACCGGATCCTCAGAGAAGGTTGCCATGAATAACGCCCTTCCTACCATCATCGATCGTATTCGCGAGTACGCTGAAGTTCCTTTAGCAGTCGGATTTGGAGTCGCCACTCGGGCTCACTTCAACTACGTCGCCGATTCCGGAGCTGATGGTGTCGTTATTGGCACCAAACTCGTTAACGTTATTAAAGAGTCACCGCAAGGGGAAGCACCCAAAAATGTTGAGGCATACTGCCGTGAGATGAGCCAAAAGGGAGAAACAAATCGCGTCAAATCTCCACCAACTGCCCGTGCCGCCAGCTCCGAATCAATTCCTGTTGTTGTTCCTTCTGTTCTCCCCGCACGTTTCGGAGAATTCGGAGGACAATACGTTCCCGAAGCTCTTGTCGATTGTCTGGTTGAACTAGAAGAAGCTCACAAATCTGCCATGGCTGATCCTGAATTCCAGAAGGAACTACAATCGCATGCCGGATATGCAAATCGTCCTTCACAAATATACCTCGCCGAAAATCTCACCAAGGATGCTGGGGGTGCAAATATTTGGTTGAAACGTGAAGATTT GAACCACACAGGTTCCCACAAAATCAATAACGCTTTGGGACAA ATTCTGCTTGCCCGGAGAATCGGAAAGACCAGAATTATCGCAGAAACAGGTGCCGGCCAGCATGGTGTTGCAACAGCGACTGTTTGCGCTAAGTTTGGAATGGAATGTGTTATCTACATGGGCGCAGAAGATGTGCGACGGCAAGCTCTAAATGTATTCAGGATTGAGATGCTAGGAGCAAAAGTTGTTCCTGTTACTTCAGGATCATGCACATTGAAGGACGCTGTAAACGAGGCCTTCCGTGACTGGGTGACAAACCTTTCTACGACGCATTATTTGGTTGGCTCTGTAATTGGACCTCATCCCTTCCCCACCATTGTCCGAGATTTCCAAAAGGTCATTGGTCAAGAGATCAAGGCTCAGATGTTGGCCGCCCGCGGCAAACTTCCTGATGTCGTCGTCGCTTGTGTTGGTGGAGGAAGCAATGCTATCGGTACGTTCTATGATTTTATTGGCGACAAGAGTGTACGTCTAGTTGGGGTGGAAGCAGGAGGAGAAG GTATTGACGGAGACCGACATAGCGCCACACTTTCGATGGGGCAACCGGGAGTACTTCACGGTGTTAGAACATATATTCTACAAGACAAGGCCGGTCAAATCATCGAGACGCACTCAATCAGCGCTGGATTGGATTATCCCGGCGTTGGACCAGAACATGCTTGGCTAAAGGACTCTAAAAGAGCAGAATATGTTGTCGCCACAGACGAAGAAGCACTTCGCGGTTTCCGTATGCTAACACAAAGGGAGGGAATTATTCCTG CCCTTGAATCTTCCCATGCGATCTGGGAGGCCGTCAGGATTGCCCGCACCATGTCGAAGGACCAGGATCTTGTTGTG TGTTTGTCTGGCCGAGGTGATAAAGACGTTGAGCAAATTTCTCAACTTCTTCCCAAGTGGGCGGATATTCTAGACTGGCATGTTTCTTCCCATGCCGTTGGACACACAACAAAATTCTAA
- a CDS encoding putative translation initiation factor eIF-2B subunit beta yields MVSEPRNAAANRSVEILASKLRRRQIVGSRATALETLLVLRQVIAKARFSNLEQLVAIIRDVGRRLVDAQPKEHSVGNTVRKVLHHIREEFHAATRGVEVSKPASFSISKFVLQGQPRKQVAVQKSEVKGTLKENDPDDPDSFARGLKPVLMEAIQDVLDELETVYDNVSRNAKDHIHSDEIILTLGMSKTVEQFLKAAAHVRNYSVIVAETAPSYNGREMAKSLSSSGISTFLVPDSSIFALMSRVNKVILGAHVILANGGMFAVSGSLMAATAARAHSTPVVVCAGQFKLTPLWNLYHEYGALDFGNPSDVLGFENGDLVDKVDVVNPYYDYVQPELIDAYITNDGDHPPSSIYRLLKETYDDEDNEL; encoded by the exons ATGGTGTCAGAACCTCGCAATGCAGCGGCCAATCGATCCGTAGAAATCCTTGCGTCTAAGTTGAGACGGCG GCAGATCGTTGGCTCAAGGGCTACTGCACTGGAAACTTTACTTGTATTGCGTCAAGTCATTGCAAAGGCGAGATTTTCCAACCTGGAACAGTTAGTGGCGATTATCCGAGATGTTGGGCGTAGATTGGTGGATGCACAGCCGAAGG aGCACTCGGTCGGGAACACTGTACGAAAAGTTTTACATCATATACGAGAAGAGTTTCATGCTGCTACCCGAGGCGTTGAAGTATCTAAACCCGCTTCGTTCTCAATTTCAAAGTTCGTGCTGCAAGGCCAGCCACGGAAACAAGTTGCAGTGCAGAAATCGGAAGTCAAAGGAACGCTCAAAGAGAACGATCCGGACGATCCAGATTCGTTCGCCAGAGGTTTGAAACCCGTGCTTATGGAGGCCATACAAGATGTACTTGACGAGTTGGAAACGGTGTACGATAATGTGTCGAGAAATGCAAAGGACCACATACATTCCGA TGAAATCATCCTGACGCTTGGAATGTCAAAAACAGTCGAGCAGTTCTTGAAGGCAGCAGCTCATGTCCGTAATTACTCGGTGATTGTTGCAGAAACCGCACCATC ATATAACGGACGTGAGATGGCGAAGTCTTTGTCCTCTTCTGGAATATCTACATTTCTTGTTCCTGATTCCTCCATATTTGCACTTATGTCGCGCGTAAACAAGGTCATACTGGGTGCCCATGTTATTCTTGCAAATGGAGGGATGTTTGCTGTCAGTGGGTCGCTAATGGCGGCCACTGCAGCTCGAGCACACAGCACTCCGGTTGTCGTGTGCGCCGGTCAATTCAAATTAACACCACTGTGGAACCTCTACCATGAATATGGCGCCTTGGATTTTGGCAATCCCAGTGATGTCCTTGGCTTCGAGAACGGAGACTTAGTCGATAAAGTCGACGTTGTAAACCCATATTACGATTACGTGCAACCAGAGTTGATCGATGCGTATATTACTAATGA CGGCGACCATCCTCCATCATCAATATACAG GTTGTTAAAGGAAACatatgatgatgaagataacgaactttga
- a CDS encoding Translation factor guf1 mitochondrial: MEDYPCDVIRNFSIIAHIDHGKSTLADRLLEVIPLFLKNVSMTKKEQQLTGTINKKVSGGKNEQVLDKLKVERERGITAQTARYAIANFVHPNIRELMFISMIHKFNGKDYLLNLIDTPGHVDFAWEVSRSLAACQGAVLLVDASQGVQAQSISVFHNAKERGLKIIPVLNKIDLPASQPERIAAQMQSTFGIDPSEILHISAKTGKGVDAVLAAIIDRIPPPVASADSPLKAFLFDSMYDKYRGVISLVSVQGGVLRKGDKIASCYTRKKYEITELGIMYPEEIPTKSLNPGQVGYIACNMKQSSEAHIGDTIHRVGETVEPMAGFQPTKAMVFAGVYPIDNSDFPKLEESINRLTLTDRSVTVQRESSSALGQGCRLGFLGTLHMDVFRQRLEDEYDANVIITAPTVPYKLIYKDKEVLISNPTDFPDVGDMGVRVKEVQEPVVKASIIVPEEYFGDMMELCYSHRGEDLEHRYLDSGTTSARIMLNCILPLSEIVTDFFDQLKSRSSGFASFDYEDAGYRSSDLAKMVFLLNGKPVDALALIVHRSAQDAIGRQWVKKLHKVIPKQLFEVPIQAAVGKKVIARETLKAMRADVTAGLYGGHYERKMKHLENQKEGKRKMKKMGTVDLPQEAFFEILSNKK, translated from the exons ATGGAGGACTATCCATGCGATGTAATACG GAATTTTTCTATCATTGCCCACATTG ATCACGGCAAGTCGACTCTGGCAGATCG ATTACTAGAGGTGATCCCGTTGTTTCTGAAGAATGTGTCTATGACTAAAAAGGAGCAACAGTTGACAGGCACTATCAACAAAAAGGTCTCGGGTGGAAAGAATGAGCAAGTTCTTGACAAGCTCAAAGTTGAAAGGGAACGCGGCATCACAG CTCAAACCGCCAGGTATGCTATTGCCAACTTTGTGCATCCAAATATTCGCGAATTAATGTTTATCAGTATGATTCACAAATTTAACGGCAAAGACTACTTGTTAAACCTGATTGATACGCCT GGTCATGTTGATTTCGCCTGGGAAGTATCTCGGTCACTTGCTGCATGCCAAGGGGCAGTTCTCCTT GTTGATGCTAGTCAAGGTGTCCAAGCCCAATCTATATCCGTATTCCATAACGCCAAAGAGCGAGGACTCAAAATTATACCCGTTTTGAACAAG ATAGATTTACCTGCCTCACAGCCGGAACGAATCGCTGCGCAGATGCAGTCCACATTCGGCATAGATCCCTCAGAGATATTACATATCTCTGCAAAGACAGGGAAAGGTGTAGATGCGGTGCTTGCCGCAATAATAGACAGGATCCCTCCTCCAGTAGCAAGCGCGGATTCGCCGTTAAAAGCCTTTTTATTTGATTCTAT GTACGATAAATATCGTGGTGTAATTTCGTTGGTCAGTGTACAAGGAGGTGTCCTACGTAAAG GCGACAAAATTGCTTCATGTTACACCAGAAAGAAATATGAGATCACAGAATTGGGTATAATGTATCCTGAAGAAATTCCAACCAAGAGTTTGAACCCCGGCCAAGTTGGCTACATCGCTTGCAATATGAAGCAATCTTCCGAAG CTCACATTGGGGATACAATACACCGGGTTGGTGAAACTGTTGAGCCTATGGCTGGTTTCCAACCGACGAAGGCCATG GTTTTTGCTGGTGTATACCCCATCGACAACAGTGATTTTCCCAAACTGGAGGAATCCATCAACAGG CTCACACTCACTGACAGAAGTGTCACTGTTCAGAGAGAATCTTCCTCGGCATTAGGTCAGGGTTGTCGGTTGGGTTTTCTTGGCACATTGCACATGGATGTTTTCCGTCAACGACTCGAAGACGAATACGATGCTAATGTGATCATTACGGCCCCGACTGTGCCCTACAAAC TCATTTACAAAGATAAAGAAGTTCTTATCAGCAACCCAACAGACTTCCCGGATGTCGGTGACATGGGCGTACGTGTCAAAGAGGTACAGGAACCTGTAGTGAAAGCGTCAATCATTGTGCCCGAAG AATATTTCGGGGACATGATGGAGCTGTGCTATTCTCATCGTGGGGAAGACTTGGAACATCGATACCTCGACTCCGGGACTACATCTGCAAGGATTATGTTAAATTGCATACTTCCGCTAAGTGAGATCGTTACTGACTTTTTCGACCAATTGAAAAGTCGAAGCTCTGGCTTTGCCAGCTTTGA CTATGAAGACGCTGGTTATAGAAGTAGTGATCTTGCTAAG ATGGTATTTCTGCTCAACGGCAAGCCTGTGGATGCTCTTGCTTTAATTGTCCATCGCTCCGCCCAAGATGCTATTGGTCGACAATGGGTTAAGAAGCTTC ATAAAGTTATCCCAAAACAGTTATTCGAGGTGCCTATTCAAGCCGCTGTAGGCAAGAAAGTCATTGCCCGAGAAACTTTGAAAGCCATGCGAGCAGACGTTACTGCTGGACTTTACGGGGGTCACTATGAACGTAAAATGAAGCACTTAGAAAACCAGAAGGAAGGGAAGcgaaaaatgaagaagatgggTACAGTTGATCTTCCTCAAGAGGCATTTTTTGAGATCCTCAGCAATAAAAAGTAA
- a CDS encoding Coiled-coil domain-containing protein 12 — protein MSLQEASEARKARLIALRKRKAGELVDENGAVEPLIKNRNFDPESRALKKHTREDIIMEDTVEHQVKGLAEQIIADDEKRRAQELDVFNIAPKRPNWDLKRETEKKLAKLERRTQEAIHTLIQTGQRLAAQKGDSDDLVGAMKAQERQNASESLSDDEDD, from the exons ATGTCCCTCCAAGAGGCTTCCGAGGCTCGAAAGGCGCGTCTCATAGCGTTGCGCAAAAGAAAGGCAGGAGAACTAGTAGATGAGAATGG AGCTGTTGAGCCCCTCATAAAGAACCGGAATTTTGACCCCGAGTCACGGGCATTAAAGAAGCATACCCGAGAAGACATTATCATGGAAGACACTGTCGAACACCAAGTTAAAGGTCTTGCAGAACAGATTATTGCTGATGATGAGAAACGAAGAGCTCAGGAACTC GATGTGTTCAATATCGCTCCAAAACGACCGAACTGGGATCTGAAGCGTGAGACAGAGAAAAAGCTGGCGAAGCTGGAAAGACGAACACAAGAAGCAATACACACCCTTATTC AAACAGGACAGCGGCTAGCTGCTCAAAAGGGTGACTCTGATGACTTGGTTGGAGCCATGAAAGCTCAAGAAAGACAGAATGCCTCAGAATCTCTATCagatgacgaggacgacTAG
- a CDS encoding cAMP-independent regulatory protein pac2 → MQQATHQRLHVRDAHDAHIVFEAVRQGFLPPVTRRLNDMERGMLIRSGAIFVWFERDDDSGLKRWTDGRVWGQSRMREPYLFYDEKMPYDAAQAANETNRAPAFRFVDGVARPGPSSSALSHQGRTANHHPGLVKQAYSAWVLPNSHTRPQKWHLTAYFTYADLPHLPTIDHDPILRTMIVPSGIYRTGKARSRSDDEDQGTSGHRGYSQDSNAQNLLPSLSTIHASVGPPPPGLTSTRTPGTRLPEDQRLIQMLNSRHVK, encoded by the exons ATGCAACAGGCCACACACCAACGTCTTCACGTCAGAGACGCCCATGACGCTCATATCGTCTTTGAGGCGGTGCGGCAAGGCTTTCTGCCACCTGTTACCCGGCGGCTTAACGACATGGAGCGAGGCATGCTCATTCGTTCCGGGGCCATATTTGTCTGGTTCGAAAGGGACGATGACAGCGGGCTGAAACGCTGGACTG ATGGTCGTGTATGGGGTCAAAGTCGGATGAGAGAA CCGTATCTTTTCTATGATGAAAAAATGCCGTACGACGCCGCACAAGCAGCGAATGAGACCAATCG GGCTCCCGCTTTTCGTTTTGTTGACGGAGTTGCTCGTCCTGgtccttcttcctctgctctATCCCACCAGGGTCGCACCGCAAATCATCACCCAGGTCTGGTTAAACAAGCATACTCGGCCTGGGTGCTGCCAAATTCTCATACTAGGCCTCAAAAGTGGCATCTCACCGCATATTTCACCTATGCCGATTTGCCTCACCTGCCGACTATAGACCACGATCCAATCCTCCGGACAATGATTGTACCGTCTGGAATCTATCGCACAGGCAAAGCACGTTCTCGTAGTGATGACGAAGACCAAGGAACCAGCGGTCATCGAGGATACTCCCAAGACTCAAACGCTCAAAATCTTCTTCCGTCGTTATCGACGATACACGCCAGCGTTGGCCCGCCCCCTCCGGGATTAACTTCAACGCGAACACCAGGCACTAGACTTCCTGAAGACCAACGCCTGATCCAAATGTTGAattctagacatgtgaagTAA
- a CDS encoding Elongin-A, whose protein sequence is MSRFGCVAITAGQLIVIHAVAGVHRTTTSLFSVYITFLSSLVMDSESDLPLRRVPTLVSLCQRAAIGQGVESIFTLGSDLTYSLVKPILEKCNAEQLSRFEHLSPHLQKDTPELWKARCFSDYPLPAERYIDDDPEEPETWRSRFLELRESESKRMDELASKLRTQRMEADERKKEKEVKYTDRVPSAKRPRYGSTQPKTLFQKTKSDASKVQRAYYNTRVIPPMPASKKHRVLPQNPGATLSPVPSSSSGSRVVVNTVIRRPLVSTSSSAASGSLVGRARVSTLKAPSSHPFPSDAPNSPSISERPDAHSSNSSLPHTVVDPPRPMAKLPTPKKDPMASLFVPKRKPPPQRSV, encoded by the exons ATGTCCAGATTCGGATGTGTGGCTATCACAGCTGGGCAACTCATTGTCATTCACGCCGTCGCCGGTGTCCATCGTACTACAACCTCTCTCTTCTCCGTGTATATtactttcctttcttctctcGTAATGGATTCCGAATCagatcttcctcttcgtcgtgtTCCAACTCTTGTGTCACTATGCCAGCGAG CTGCCATTGGGCAAGGAGTCGAAT CCATCTTCACTCTAGGGAGCGACTTAACTTATTCCCTTGTAAAGCCCATTTTAGAAAAGTGTAATGCTGAACAACTCTCTCGATTTGAACATTTGTCTCCA CACCTTCAGAAAGATACACCAG AGTTATGGAAAGCACGGTGTTTCTCAGATTATCCTTTGCCGGCAGAGAGATATATAGACGATGATCCAGAGGAACCAGAAACGTGGAGGTCAAGATTTTTG GAACTGCgagaatcagaatcaaagCGAATGGACGAGTTAGCATCTAAGCTTCGTACCCAACGAATGGAGGCTGATGAacgcaagaaagagaaggaagtcAAATATACCGACCGTGTTCCCAGTGCAAAACGCCCAAGATATGGAT CAACTCAGCCCAAGACTTTGTTTCAGAAGACTAAATCCGACGCTTCCAAAGTTCAACGTGCTTATTATAACACGCGAGTGATTCCACCGATGCCAGCGTCCAAGAAACACCGAGTTCTTCCCCAAAACCCTGGTGCGACTCTGTCACCTGTaccttcatcatcgtccgGAAGCCGCGTTGTAGTCAACACAGTTATTCGGCGACCTCTCGTTTCGACTTCAAGTTCCGCTGCTTCAGGCAGCTTGGTAGGGAGGGCGCGAGTCTCTACGCTCAAAGCGCCCTCTTCTCATCCGTTTCCATCGGATGCTCCCAATTCGCCTTCAATATCTGAGAGACCAGATGCACATTCTTCGAATAGTTCCTTGCCACACACGGTGGTCGACCCTCCGCGACCTATGGCAAAATTACCAACGCCTAAAAAGGATCCAATGGCATCTCTATTCGTTCCTAAGCgtaaaccaccaccacaacgTTCTGTGTAG